In the genome of Eschrichtius robustus isolate mEscRob2 chromosome 12, mEscRob2.pri, whole genome shotgun sequence, one region contains:
- the MSH5 gene encoding mutS protein homolog 5 isoform X4 produces MASVGATPGRTPQGPGPGEASASFPSPAPVPDPREAEEEEEEEPAEIHLCVLWNSGYLGIAYYDTSDSTIYFMPDAPDHESLRLLQRVLDEIHPQSVVTSAKQDENMTRFLGKLASQEHREPKRPEIIYLPSVDFGLEISKQRLLSGNYSFIPDSMTGTEKILFLSSIIPFDCFLTVRALGGLLKFMGRRRIGVELEDYNVSVPILGFKKFVLTHLVSIDQDTYRLWFTRPTQDLGELNSRLDVIQFFLLPQNLDMAQMLHRLLGHIKNVPLILKRMKLSHTKVSDWQVLYKTVYSALGLRDACRSLPQSIQLFRDIAQEFSDDLHHIASLIGKVVDFEGSVAENRFTVLPNIDPEIDEKKRRLTGLPSFLTEVARKELENLDPRIPSCSVIYIPLIGFLLCIPRLPSMVETNDFEIEGLDFMFLSEEKLHYRSARTKELDALLGDLHCDIRDQEILLMYQLQCQVLARAAVLTRVLDLASRLDVLLALASAARDYGYSRPHYSARLLGVRIQNGRHPLMELCARTFVPNSAECGGYKGRVKVITGPNSSGKSIYLKQVGLITFMALVGSFVPAEEAEIGAVDAIFTRIQSCESISLGLSTFMIDLNQQVAKAVNNATERSLVLIDEFGKGTNTVDGLALLAAVIRHWLALGPTCPHIFVATNFLSLIQLQLLPQGPLVQYLTMETCEDGNDLVFFYQVCEGVANASHASHTAAQAGLPEKLVARGKEVSDLICSGKPIKPVKELLKEKQMENCQTLVNKFLKLDLEDPNLDLDIFMSQEVLPAATTIL; encoded by the exons ATGGCCTCCGTAGGAGCGACCCCAGGCAGGACGCCGCAGGGACCGGGACCTGGGGAGGCCTCGGCCAGCTTCCCTAGCCCGGCCCCAGTGCCGGACCCCCGGGAGgccgaggaggaggaagaggaggagcccGCGGAG ATTCATCTGTGTGTGCTGTGGAACTCAGGATACCTGGGCATTGCCTACTATGACACTAGTGACTCCACCATCTACTTTATGCCAGATGCCCCAGACCACGAGAGCCTCAGGCTGCTCCAGAGAG TTCTGGATGAAATCCATCCCCAGTCTGTTGTCACGAGCGCCAAACAGGATGAGAATATGACTCGGTTTCTGGGGAAGCTTG CCTCCCAAGAGCACagagagcctaagagacctgAAATCATATATTTGCCAagtgtggattttg GCCTGGAAATAAGCAAACAGCGCCTCCTTTCTGGAAACTACTCCTTCATCCCAGACTCCATGACTGGCACTGAGAaaatcctcttcctctcctccatcaTCCCCTTTGACTGCTTCCTCACG GTTCGAGCACTTGGAGGGCTGCTGAAGTTCATGGGTCGAAGAAGAATCGGGGTTGAACTGGAAGACTATAACGTCAGCGTCCCCATCCTAGGCTTTAAGAAATTTGTGTT GACCCATCTGGTGAGCATAGATCAAGACACTTACAG GCTATGGTTCACACGTCCAACCCAGGACCTGGGGGAACTAAATTCCCGTCTGGATGTCattcagtttttcctgttacccCAGAATCTGGACATGGCTCAGATGCTGCATCGATTGCTGGGTCACATCAAGAACGTACCT CTGATTCTTAAACGCATGAAGTTGTCCCACACCAAGGTCAGTGACTGGCAGGTTCTCTACAAG ACAGTGTAcagtgccctgggcctgagggatGCTTGCCGCTCCCTGCCCCAGTCCATTCAGCTCTTTCGGGACATTGCCCAAGAGTTCTCTGATGACCTACACCACATTGCCAGCCTCATTGGGAAAGTG GTGGACTTTGAGGGCAGTGTTGCTGAAAATCGCTTCACAGTCCTCCCCAACATAGATCCTGAAATTGATGAGA AAAAACGAAGGCTGACAGGACTTCCCAGTTTCCTCACTGAGGTGGCTCGGAAGGAGCTGGAAAATCTGGACCCCCGTATTCCTTCATGCAGTGTCATCTACATCCCTCTG ATTGGCTTCCTTCTTTGTATTCCCCGCCTGCCTTCCATGGTGGAGACCAATGACTTTGAGATTGAGGGTCTGGACTTCATG TTCCTCTCAGAGGAGAAGCTTCACTATCGTAGTGCTCGAACCAAGGAGCTGGATGCATTGCTGGGGGACCTGCACTGCGACATCCGGG ACCAGGAGATCCTGCTGATGTACCAGCTGCAGTGTCAGGTGCTGGCACGGGCAGCTGTCTTGACCCGGGTGTTGGACCTTGCCTCCCGCCTGGACGTCCTCTTGGCTCTTGCCAGTGCCGCCCGGGACTATGGCTACTCAAGGCCCCATTACTCCGCACGGCTCCTTGGGGTACGAATCCAGAATGGCAG GCATCCTCTGATGGAACTCTGTGCCCGAACCTTCGTGCCCAACTCCGCAGAATGCGGGGGGTACAAAGGGAGGGTCAAAGTTATCACTGGACCCAACTCCTCAGGGAAGAGCATATACCTCAAACAG GTAGGCTTGATCACATTCATGGCCCTGGTGGGCAGCTTTGTGCCAGCAGAGGAAGCCGAAATCGGGGCAGTAGACGCCATCTTCACCCGAATCCAGAGCTGTGAATCCATCTCCCTTGGCCTCTCTACCTTCATGATCGACCTCAACCAG CAGGTGGCGAAAGCAGTGAACAATGCCACCGAGCGGTCGCTGGTCCTTATCGATGAATTCGGAAAGGGAACCAACACG GTGGATGGGCTCGCGCTTCTGGCGGCCGTGATCCGACACTGGCTGGCGCTTGGGCCCACGTGCCCCCACATCTTCGTGGCCACCAACTTTCTGAGCCTCATTCAGCTACAGCTGCTGCCACAGGGGCCCCTCGTGCAGTATTTG acCATGGAGACCTGTGAAGATGGGAATGACCTTGTCTTCTTCTATCAGGTTTGCGAAGGTGTTGCCAATGCCAGCCATGCCTCCCACACAGCTGCCCAGGCTGGGCTTCCTGAGAAACTCGTTGCTCGTGGCAAGGAG GTCTCAGACTTGATCTGCAGCGGAAAGCCCATCAAGCCTGTCAAGGAGCTGCTAAAggagaaacaaatggaaaa TTGCCAGACGTTAGTAAACAAGTTTCTGAAACTGGATTTGGAAGATCCCAATCTGGACCTGGACATTTTCATGAGTCAGGAAGTGCTGCCTGCTGCCACCACCATCCTCTGA
- the MSH5 gene encoding mutS protein homolog 5 isoform X2, with the protein MASVGATPGRTPQGPGPGEASASFPSPAPVPDPREAEEEEEEEPAEIHLCVLWNSGYLGIAYYDTSDSTIYFMPDAPDHESLRLLQRVLDEIHPQSVVTSAKQDENMTRFLGKLASQEHREPKRPEIIYLPSVDFGLEISKQRLLSGNYSFIPDSMTGTEKILFLSSIIPFDCFLTVRALGGLLKFMGRRRIGVELEDYNVSVPILGFKKFVLTHLVSIDQDTYSVLQIFKSEPHPSVYKVASGLKEGLSLFGILNRCRCKWGEKLLRLWFTRPTQDLGELNSRLDVIQFFLLPQNLDMAQMLHRLLGHIKNVPLILKRMKLSHTKVSDWQVLYKTVYSALGLRDACRSLPQSIQLFRDIAQEFSDDLHHIASLIGKVVDFEGSVAENRFTVLPNIDPEIDEKKRRLTGLPSFLTEVARKELENLDPRIPSCSVIYIPLIGFLLCIPRLPSMVETNDFEIEGLDFMFLSEEKLHYRSARTKELDALLGDLHCDIRDQEILLMYQLQCQVLARAAVLTRVLDLASRLDVLLALASAARDYGYSRPHYSARLLGVRIQNGRHPLMELCARTFVPNSAECGGYKGRVKVITGPNSSGKSIYLKQVGLITFMALVGSFVPAEEAEIGAVDAIFTRIQSCESISLGLSTFMIDLNQVAKAVNNATERSLVLIDEFGKGTNTVDGLALLAAVIRHWLALGPTCPHIFVATNFLSLIQLQLLPQGPLVQYLTMETCEDGNDLVFFYQVCEGVANASHASHTAAQAGLPEKLVARGKEVSDLICSGKPIKPVKELLKEKQMENCQTLVNKFLKLDLEDPNLDLDIFMSQEVLPAATTIL; encoded by the exons ATGGCCTCCGTAGGAGCGACCCCAGGCAGGACGCCGCAGGGACCGGGACCTGGGGAGGCCTCGGCCAGCTTCCCTAGCCCGGCCCCAGTGCCGGACCCCCGGGAGgccgaggaggaggaagaggaggagcccGCGGAG ATTCATCTGTGTGTGCTGTGGAACTCAGGATACCTGGGCATTGCCTACTATGACACTAGTGACTCCACCATCTACTTTATGCCAGATGCCCCAGACCACGAGAGCCTCAGGCTGCTCCAGAGAG TTCTGGATGAAATCCATCCCCAGTCTGTTGTCACGAGCGCCAAACAGGATGAGAATATGACTCGGTTTCTGGGGAAGCTTG CCTCCCAAGAGCACagagagcctaagagacctgAAATCATATATTTGCCAagtgtggattttg GCCTGGAAATAAGCAAACAGCGCCTCCTTTCTGGAAACTACTCCTTCATCCCAGACTCCATGACTGGCACTGAGAaaatcctcttcctctcctccatcaTCCCCTTTGACTGCTTCCTCACG GTTCGAGCACTTGGAGGGCTGCTGAAGTTCATGGGTCGAAGAAGAATCGGGGTTGAACTGGAAGACTATAACGTCAGCGTCCCCATCCTAGGCTTTAAGAAATTTGTGTT GACCCATCTGGTGAGCATAGATCAAGACACTTACAG TGTTCTGCAGATATTTAAGAGTGAGCCTCACCCCTCAGTGTACAAAGTGGCCAGTGGACTCAAGGAGGGGCTCAGCCTCTTTG GAATCCTCAACAGATGCCGCTGTAAGTGGGGAGAGAAACTGCTCAG GCTATGGTTCACACGTCCAACCCAGGACCTGGGGGAACTAAATTCCCGTCTGGATGTCattcagtttttcctgttacccCAGAATCTGGACATGGCTCAGATGCTGCATCGATTGCTGGGTCACATCAAGAACGTACCT CTGATTCTTAAACGCATGAAGTTGTCCCACACCAAGGTCAGTGACTGGCAGGTTCTCTACAAG ACAGTGTAcagtgccctgggcctgagggatGCTTGCCGCTCCCTGCCCCAGTCCATTCAGCTCTTTCGGGACATTGCCCAAGAGTTCTCTGATGACCTACACCACATTGCCAGCCTCATTGGGAAAGTG GTGGACTTTGAGGGCAGTGTTGCTGAAAATCGCTTCACAGTCCTCCCCAACATAGATCCTGAAATTGATGAGA AAAAACGAAGGCTGACAGGACTTCCCAGTTTCCTCACTGAGGTGGCTCGGAAGGAGCTGGAAAATCTGGACCCCCGTATTCCTTCATGCAGTGTCATCTACATCCCTCTG ATTGGCTTCCTTCTTTGTATTCCCCGCCTGCCTTCCATGGTGGAGACCAATGACTTTGAGATTGAGGGTCTGGACTTCATG TTCCTCTCAGAGGAGAAGCTTCACTATCGTAGTGCTCGAACCAAGGAGCTGGATGCATTGCTGGGGGACCTGCACTGCGACATCCGGG ACCAGGAGATCCTGCTGATGTACCAGCTGCAGTGTCAGGTGCTGGCACGGGCAGCTGTCTTGACCCGGGTGTTGGACCTTGCCTCCCGCCTGGACGTCCTCTTGGCTCTTGCCAGTGCCGCCCGGGACTATGGCTACTCAAGGCCCCATTACTCCGCACGGCTCCTTGGGGTACGAATCCAGAATGGCAG GCATCCTCTGATGGAACTCTGTGCCCGAACCTTCGTGCCCAACTCCGCAGAATGCGGGGGGTACAAAGGGAGGGTCAAAGTTATCACTGGACCCAACTCCTCAGGGAAGAGCATATACCTCAAACAG GTAGGCTTGATCACATTCATGGCCCTGGTGGGCAGCTTTGTGCCAGCAGAGGAAGCCGAAATCGGGGCAGTAGACGCCATCTTCACCCGAATCCAGAGCTGTGAATCCATCTCCCTTGGCCTCTCTACCTTCATGATCGACCTCAACCAG GTGGCGAAAGCAGTGAACAATGCCACCGAGCGGTCGCTGGTCCTTATCGATGAATTCGGAAAGGGAACCAACACG GTGGATGGGCTCGCGCTTCTGGCGGCCGTGATCCGACACTGGCTGGCGCTTGGGCCCACGTGCCCCCACATCTTCGTGGCCACCAACTTTCTGAGCCTCATTCAGCTACAGCTGCTGCCACAGGGGCCCCTCGTGCAGTATTTG acCATGGAGACCTGTGAAGATGGGAATGACCTTGTCTTCTTCTATCAGGTTTGCGAAGGTGTTGCCAATGCCAGCCATGCCTCCCACACAGCTGCCCAGGCTGGGCTTCCTGAGAAACTCGTTGCTCGTGGCAAGGAG GTCTCAGACTTGATCTGCAGCGGAAAGCCCATCAAGCCTGTCAAGGAGCTGCTAAAggagaaacaaatggaaaa TTGCCAGACGTTAGTAAACAAGTTTCTGAAACTGGATTTGGAAGATCCCAATCTGGACCTGGACATTTTCATGAGTCAGGAAGTGCTGCCTGCTGCCACCACCATCCTCTGA
- the MSH5 gene encoding mutS protein homolog 5 isoform X3: MASVGATPGRTPQGPGPGEASASFPSPAPVPDPREAEEEEEEEPAEIHLCVLWNSGYLGIAYYDTSDSTIYFMPDAPDHESLRLLQRVLDEIHPQSVVTSAKQDENMTRFLGKLASQEHREPKRPEIIYLPSVDFGLEISKQRLLSGNYSFIPDSMTGTEKILFLSSIIPFDCFLTVRALGGLLKFMGRRRIGVELEDYNVSVPILGFKKFVLTHLVSIDQDTYSVLQIFKSEPHPSVYKVASGLKEGLSLFGILNRCRCKWGEKLLRLWFTRPTQDLGELNSRLDVIQFFLLPQNLDMAQMLHRLLGHIKNVPLILKRMKLSHTKVSDWQVLYKTVYSALGLRDACRSLPQSIQLFRDIAQEFSDDLHHIASLIGKVVDFEGSVAENRFTVLPNIDPEIDEKKRRLTGLPSFLTEVARKELENLDPRIPSCSVIYIPLIGFLLCIPRLPSMVETNDFEIEGLDFMFLSEEKLHYRSARTKELDALLGDLHCDIRDQEILLMYQLQCQVLARAAVLTRVLDLASRLDVLLALASAARDYGYSRPHYSARLLGVRIQNGRHPLMELCARTFVPNSAECGGYKGRVKVITGPNSSGKSIYLKQVGLITFMALVGSFVPAEEAEIGAVDAIFTRIQSCESISLGLSTFMIDLNQQVAKAVNNATERSLVLIDEFGKGTNTVDGLALLAAVIRHWLALGPTCPHIFVATNFLSLIQLQLLPQGPLVQYLVCEGVANASHASHTAAQAGLPEKLVARGKEVSDLICSGKPIKPVKELLKEKQMENCQTLVNKFLKLDLEDPNLDLDIFMSQEVLPAATTIL, encoded by the exons ATGGCCTCCGTAGGAGCGACCCCAGGCAGGACGCCGCAGGGACCGGGACCTGGGGAGGCCTCGGCCAGCTTCCCTAGCCCGGCCCCAGTGCCGGACCCCCGGGAGgccgaggaggaggaagaggaggagcccGCGGAG ATTCATCTGTGTGTGCTGTGGAACTCAGGATACCTGGGCATTGCCTACTATGACACTAGTGACTCCACCATCTACTTTATGCCAGATGCCCCAGACCACGAGAGCCTCAGGCTGCTCCAGAGAG TTCTGGATGAAATCCATCCCCAGTCTGTTGTCACGAGCGCCAAACAGGATGAGAATATGACTCGGTTTCTGGGGAAGCTTG CCTCCCAAGAGCACagagagcctaagagacctgAAATCATATATTTGCCAagtgtggattttg GCCTGGAAATAAGCAAACAGCGCCTCCTTTCTGGAAACTACTCCTTCATCCCAGACTCCATGACTGGCACTGAGAaaatcctcttcctctcctccatcaTCCCCTTTGACTGCTTCCTCACG GTTCGAGCACTTGGAGGGCTGCTGAAGTTCATGGGTCGAAGAAGAATCGGGGTTGAACTGGAAGACTATAACGTCAGCGTCCCCATCCTAGGCTTTAAGAAATTTGTGTT GACCCATCTGGTGAGCATAGATCAAGACACTTACAG TGTTCTGCAGATATTTAAGAGTGAGCCTCACCCCTCAGTGTACAAAGTGGCCAGTGGACTCAAGGAGGGGCTCAGCCTCTTTG GAATCCTCAACAGATGCCGCTGTAAGTGGGGAGAGAAACTGCTCAG GCTATGGTTCACACGTCCAACCCAGGACCTGGGGGAACTAAATTCCCGTCTGGATGTCattcagtttttcctgttacccCAGAATCTGGACATGGCTCAGATGCTGCATCGATTGCTGGGTCACATCAAGAACGTACCT CTGATTCTTAAACGCATGAAGTTGTCCCACACCAAGGTCAGTGACTGGCAGGTTCTCTACAAG ACAGTGTAcagtgccctgggcctgagggatGCTTGCCGCTCCCTGCCCCAGTCCATTCAGCTCTTTCGGGACATTGCCCAAGAGTTCTCTGATGACCTACACCACATTGCCAGCCTCATTGGGAAAGTG GTGGACTTTGAGGGCAGTGTTGCTGAAAATCGCTTCACAGTCCTCCCCAACATAGATCCTGAAATTGATGAGA AAAAACGAAGGCTGACAGGACTTCCCAGTTTCCTCACTGAGGTGGCTCGGAAGGAGCTGGAAAATCTGGACCCCCGTATTCCTTCATGCAGTGTCATCTACATCCCTCTG ATTGGCTTCCTTCTTTGTATTCCCCGCCTGCCTTCCATGGTGGAGACCAATGACTTTGAGATTGAGGGTCTGGACTTCATG TTCCTCTCAGAGGAGAAGCTTCACTATCGTAGTGCTCGAACCAAGGAGCTGGATGCATTGCTGGGGGACCTGCACTGCGACATCCGGG ACCAGGAGATCCTGCTGATGTACCAGCTGCAGTGTCAGGTGCTGGCACGGGCAGCTGTCTTGACCCGGGTGTTGGACCTTGCCTCCCGCCTGGACGTCCTCTTGGCTCTTGCCAGTGCCGCCCGGGACTATGGCTACTCAAGGCCCCATTACTCCGCACGGCTCCTTGGGGTACGAATCCAGAATGGCAG GCATCCTCTGATGGAACTCTGTGCCCGAACCTTCGTGCCCAACTCCGCAGAATGCGGGGGGTACAAAGGGAGGGTCAAAGTTATCACTGGACCCAACTCCTCAGGGAAGAGCATATACCTCAAACAG GTAGGCTTGATCACATTCATGGCCCTGGTGGGCAGCTTTGTGCCAGCAGAGGAAGCCGAAATCGGGGCAGTAGACGCCATCTTCACCCGAATCCAGAGCTGTGAATCCATCTCCCTTGGCCTCTCTACCTTCATGATCGACCTCAACCAG CAGGTGGCGAAAGCAGTGAACAATGCCACCGAGCGGTCGCTGGTCCTTATCGATGAATTCGGAAAGGGAACCAACACG GTGGATGGGCTCGCGCTTCTGGCGGCCGTGATCCGACACTGGCTGGCGCTTGGGCCCACGTGCCCCCACATCTTCGTGGCCACCAACTTTCTGAGCCTCATTCAGCTACAGCTGCTGCCACAGGGGCCCCTCGTGCAGTATTTG GTTTGCGAAGGTGTTGCCAATGCCAGCCATGCCTCCCACACAGCTGCCCAGGCTGGGCTTCCTGAGAAACTCGTTGCTCGTGGCAAGGAG GTCTCAGACTTGATCTGCAGCGGAAAGCCCATCAAGCCTGTCAAGGAGCTGCTAAAggagaaacaaatggaaaa TTGCCAGACGTTAGTAAACAAGTTTCTGAAACTGGATTTGGAAGATCCCAATCTGGACCTGGACATTTTCATGAGTCAGGAAGTGCTGCCTGCTGCCACCACCATCCTCTGA
- the MSH5 gene encoding mutS protein homolog 5 isoform X1 has protein sequence MASVGATPGRTPQGPGPGEASASFPSPAPVPDPREAEEEEEEEPAEIHLCVLWNSGYLGIAYYDTSDSTIYFMPDAPDHESLRLLQRVLDEIHPQSVVTSAKQDENMTRFLGKLASQEHREPKRPEIIYLPSVDFGLEISKQRLLSGNYSFIPDSMTGTEKILFLSSIIPFDCFLTVRALGGLLKFMGRRRIGVELEDYNVSVPILGFKKFVLTHLVSIDQDTYSVLQIFKSEPHPSVYKVASGLKEGLSLFGILNRCRCKWGEKLLRLWFTRPTQDLGELNSRLDVIQFFLLPQNLDMAQMLHRLLGHIKNVPLILKRMKLSHTKVSDWQVLYKTVYSALGLRDACRSLPQSIQLFRDIAQEFSDDLHHIASLIGKVVDFEGSVAENRFTVLPNIDPEIDEKKRRLTGLPSFLTEVARKELENLDPRIPSCSVIYIPLIGFLLCIPRLPSMVETNDFEIEGLDFMFLSEEKLHYRSARTKELDALLGDLHCDIRDQEILLMYQLQCQVLARAAVLTRVLDLASRLDVLLALASAARDYGYSRPHYSARLLGVRIQNGRHPLMELCARTFVPNSAECGGYKGRVKVITGPNSSGKSIYLKQVGLITFMALVGSFVPAEEAEIGAVDAIFTRIQSCESISLGLSTFMIDLNQQVAKAVNNATERSLVLIDEFGKGTNTVDGLALLAAVIRHWLALGPTCPHIFVATNFLSLIQLQLLPQGPLVQYLTMETCEDGNDLVFFYQVCEGVANASHASHTAAQAGLPEKLVARGKEVSDLICSGKPIKPVKELLKEKQMENCQTLVNKFLKLDLEDPNLDLDIFMSQEVLPAATTIL, from the exons ATGGCCTCCGTAGGAGCGACCCCAGGCAGGACGCCGCAGGGACCGGGACCTGGGGAGGCCTCGGCCAGCTTCCCTAGCCCGGCCCCAGTGCCGGACCCCCGGGAGgccgaggaggaggaagaggaggagcccGCGGAG ATTCATCTGTGTGTGCTGTGGAACTCAGGATACCTGGGCATTGCCTACTATGACACTAGTGACTCCACCATCTACTTTATGCCAGATGCCCCAGACCACGAGAGCCTCAGGCTGCTCCAGAGAG TTCTGGATGAAATCCATCCCCAGTCTGTTGTCACGAGCGCCAAACAGGATGAGAATATGACTCGGTTTCTGGGGAAGCTTG CCTCCCAAGAGCACagagagcctaagagacctgAAATCATATATTTGCCAagtgtggattttg GCCTGGAAATAAGCAAACAGCGCCTCCTTTCTGGAAACTACTCCTTCATCCCAGACTCCATGACTGGCACTGAGAaaatcctcttcctctcctccatcaTCCCCTTTGACTGCTTCCTCACG GTTCGAGCACTTGGAGGGCTGCTGAAGTTCATGGGTCGAAGAAGAATCGGGGTTGAACTGGAAGACTATAACGTCAGCGTCCCCATCCTAGGCTTTAAGAAATTTGTGTT GACCCATCTGGTGAGCATAGATCAAGACACTTACAG TGTTCTGCAGATATTTAAGAGTGAGCCTCACCCCTCAGTGTACAAAGTGGCCAGTGGACTCAAGGAGGGGCTCAGCCTCTTTG GAATCCTCAACAGATGCCGCTGTAAGTGGGGAGAGAAACTGCTCAG GCTATGGTTCACACGTCCAACCCAGGACCTGGGGGAACTAAATTCCCGTCTGGATGTCattcagtttttcctgttacccCAGAATCTGGACATGGCTCAGATGCTGCATCGATTGCTGGGTCACATCAAGAACGTACCT CTGATTCTTAAACGCATGAAGTTGTCCCACACCAAGGTCAGTGACTGGCAGGTTCTCTACAAG ACAGTGTAcagtgccctgggcctgagggatGCTTGCCGCTCCCTGCCCCAGTCCATTCAGCTCTTTCGGGACATTGCCCAAGAGTTCTCTGATGACCTACACCACATTGCCAGCCTCATTGGGAAAGTG GTGGACTTTGAGGGCAGTGTTGCTGAAAATCGCTTCACAGTCCTCCCCAACATAGATCCTGAAATTGATGAGA AAAAACGAAGGCTGACAGGACTTCCCAGTTTCCTCACTGAGGTGGCTCGGAAGGAGCTGGAAAATCTGGACCCCCGTATTCCTTCATGCAGTGTCATCTACATCCCTCTG ATTGGCTTCCTTCTTTGTATTCCCCGCCTGCCTTCCATGGTGGAGACCAATGACTTTGAGATTGAGGGTCTGGACTTCATG TTCCTCTCAGAGGAGAAGCTTCACTATCGTAGTGCTCGAACCAAGGAGCTGGATGCATTGCTGGGGGACCTGCACTGCGACATCCGGG ACCAGGAGATCCTGCTGATGTACCAGCTGCAGTGTCAGGTGCTGGCACGGGCAGCTGTCTTGACCCGGGTGTTGGACCTTGCCTCCCGCCTGGACGTCCTCTTGGCTCTTGCCAGTGCCGCCCGGGACTATGGCTACTCAAGGCCCCATTACTCCGCACGGCTCCTTGGGGTACGAATCCAGAATGGCAG GCATCCTCTGATGGAACTCTGTGCCCGAACCTTCGTGCCCAACTCCGCAGAATGCGGGGGGTACAAAGGGAGGGTCAAAGTTATCACTGGACCCAACTCCTCAGGGAAGAGCATATACCTCAAACAG GTAGGCTTGATCACATTCATGGCCCTGGTGGGCAGCTTTGTGCCAGCAGAGGAAGCCGAAATCGGGGCAGTAGACGCCATCTTCACCCGAATCCAGAGCTGTGAATCCATCTCCCTTGGCCTCTCTACCTTCATGATCGACCTCAACCAG CAGGTGGCGAAAGCAGTGAACAATGCCACCGAGCGGTCGCTGGTCCTTATCGATGAATTCGGAAAGGGAACCAACACG GTGGATGGGCTCGCGCTTCTGGCGGCCGTGATCCGACACTGGCTGGCGCTTGGGCCCACGTGCCCCCACATCTTCGTGGCCACCAACTTTCTGAGCCTCATTCAGCTACAGCTGCTGCCACAGGGGCCCCTCGTGCAGTATTTG acCATGGAGACCTGTGAAGATGGGAATGACCTTGTCTTCTTCTATCAGGTTTGCGAAGGTGTTGCCAATGCCAGCCATGCCTCCCACACAGCTGCCCAGGCTGGGCTTCCTGAGAAACTCGTTGCTCGTGGCAAGGAG GTCTCAGACTTGATCTGCAGCGGAAAGCCCATCAAGCCTGTCAAGGAGCTGCTAAAggagaaacaaatggaaaa TTGCCAGACGTTAGTAAACAAGTTTCTGAAACTGGATTTGGAAGATCCCAATCTGGACCTGGACATTTTCATGAGTCAGGAAGTGCTGCCTGCTGCCACCACCATCCTCTGA